One Eurosta solidaginis isolate ZX-2024a chromosome 5, ASM4086904v1, whole genome shotgun sequence DNA segment encodes these proteins:
- the LOC137253650 gene encoding uncharacterized protein: protein MLEYCLYFTLIAPAVWGTLLPVAQSDFASHIVIVTPQAQVHLEPAIKYDAATFIHHLSPLARIAAPHEEAVVYVPSSAGAPIIPFEGLSVARANTKEKPQKVETKQWDEITQQIQQAIQTGSSQLGPQLSEAATAASNAAAAAGQGLFPSLFPPAGSSSSESTATSTANKEDKPKITYQLPANTEALLPSNSRIFALTPAVPHVVDFVHSPIYVGPIPAIQARSIQDINDQTPLISTPLSEQIPLKYDDKDFKELQRPLENKNEGFEKKSNSARNLETTTHKDNAKQILANKSEQKQEKVTEDQYLDSKNKLFGPSKEGLLQAKPSDFKITPTVDLNQEDEKKGFKKIIADSQPQAKVA from the exons ATGCTGGAATATTGTTTGTATTTCACTTTGATAGCTCCTGCAGTTTGGGGCACGCTACTTCCTGTGGCCCAGAGTGATTTTGCCTCGCATATTGTAATTGTCACTCCACAAGCACAGGTACATTTAGAGCCAGCTATTAAGTATGATGCAGCCACTTTTATACATCATCTTTCCCCATTGGCTCGAATCGCTGCCCCACATGAGGAAGCAGTAGTTTATGTTCCATCAAGTGCTGGCGCTCCCATTATTCCTTTCGAAGGTTTAAGCGTAGCGCGAGCCAACACTAAAGAGAAACCGCAAAAGGTAGAAACTAAACAATGGGACGAAATTACGCAACAaattcagcaagcaatacaaactGGCTCATCACAGTTGGGTCCACAATTAAGTGAAGCTGCCACAGCCGCATCTAATGCTGCTGCAGCCGCAGGCCAAGGGCTATTCCCATCCCTATTTCCCCCAGCTGGATCTTCATCAAGCGAAAGCACAGCTACGAGTACTGCAAATAAAGAGGACAAGCCCAAAATTACTTACCAGCTGCCAGCCAATACCGAAGCGTTATTGCCTAGCAATTCACGAATTTTCGCCCTGACACCAGCTGTGCCACATGTTGTCGATTTTGTGCATTCTCCCATTTATGTCGGACCGATTCCGGCAATACAAGCACGCAGTATTCAAGATATTAACGATCAGACTCCATTGATAAGTACTCCGTTATCAGAGCAAATACCATTGAAGTATGATGATAAAGACTTTAAGGAATTACAGCGGCCACTTGAAAACAAaaatgaaggttttgaaaaaaAATCGAATTCTGCCAGAAATTTGGAAACAACCACACACAAAGATAACGCAAAGCAAATATTAGCAAATAAAAGCGAACAGAAGCAAGAAA AGGTTACAGAGGATCAGTATTTGGATTCCAAAAATAAATTGTTTGGACCATCAAAAGAAGGACTGCTACAAGCTAAACCTAGTGATTTTAAAATAACACCGACTGTCGATTTAAATCAAGAAGATGAAAAAAAGGGTTTTAAGAAAATCATCGCCGATTCACAGCCTCAAGCAAAGGTTGCATGA